One genomic region from Longimicrobium sp. encodes:
- a CDS encoding nuclear transport factor 2 family protein, which yields MRCHLAAALLLCAAAPGVAHAQAAATAADSAAIRQVALDYAEAWYAGDAARMERALHPELAKRMVESDAQGRSTLDRMTAAELVEITRRGGGTRTPAAERQADVRILDIFGNAASVRATMRGWVDYLHVVRWNGRWVIIDALWEQKP from the coding sequence ATGAGATGTCATCTCGCAGCGGCCCTGCTGCTGTGCGCCGCCGCGCCCGGCGTGGCCCACGCGCAGGCGGCGGCGACGGCCGCCGACTCGGCGGCGATCCGGCAGGTGGCGCTGGACTACGCCGAGGCGTGGTACGCCGGCGACGCCGCCCGGATGGAGCGCGCGCTGCACCCCGAGCTGGCCAAGCGGATGGTGGAGTCGGACGCGCAGGGCCGCAGCACGCTGGACAGGATGACCGCCGCCGAGCTGGTGGAGATCACGCGCCGCGGCGGCGGGACCCGCACCCCCGCCGCCGAGCGCCAGGCCGACGTGCGCATCCTCGACATTTTCGGCAACGCCGCCAGCGTCCGCGCGACCATGCGCGGCTGGGTCGACTACCTGCACGTGGTGCGCTGGAACGGCCGCTGGGTCATCATCGACGCGCTCTGGGAGCAGAAGCCGTAG